The following coding sequences lie in one Myxococcales bacterium genomic window:
- a CDS encoding NADH-quinone oxidoreductase subunit I: MGKLIYKPGRSLSEQAYIPEVAKGLALTMHRFFKNTFSARDSGDIDTIHYPEETRQYPERFRGVHRLTHREDGSPRCVACLCCSTACPAQCIYIEAAEYPPDDPRFGYERYPKAFVIDELRCIFCGYCVEACPCDAIRMDTGMHVPPSTERAHFIFDKEMLMSVPAQDGSYRSANPRHEPGDPSYPGLDREKKGH, translated from the coding sequence ATGGGAAAACTTATTTATAAGCCCGGCCGGTCTTTGTCCGAGCAGGCCTATATTCCAGAGGTTGCCAAAGGTCTGGCGCTGACCATGCACCGTTTCTTTAAGAACACGTTCTCTGCGCGTGACAGCGGCGATATCGACACTATCCACTACCCGGAAGAAACCAGGCAGTACCCGGAGCGGTTTCGCGGTGTGCATCGGCTGACCCATCGAGAAGATGGCTCTCCGCGTTGTGTGGCCTGTTTATGCTGTAGTACGGCGTGCCCCGCGCAATGCATATATATTGAAGCGGCGGAGTATCCCCCTGACGATCCGCGGTTCGGTTATGAGCGCTACCCTAAGGCGTTTGTGATCGATGAGCTTCGCTGTATCTTTTGTGGCTACTGCGTGGAGGCATGCCCCTGCGATGCGATCCGTATGGATACGGGAATGCATGTCCCCCCCTCCACTGAGAGAGCACATTTCATTTTCGACAAAGAGATGCTCATGTCCGTGCCCGCCCAAGACGGCTCCTATCGCAGCGCGAACCCGCGGCATGAGCCCGGTGATCCCTCCTATCCGGGTCTCGATCGGGAGAAAAAAGGGCATTAG